A single Natrinema sp. HArc-T2 DNA region contains:
- a CDS encoding PAS domain S-box protein, whose protein sequence is MRDVAGISNELFRTEEGETDSLRRCLTLVNAIDDGIYQLDTDGRFVAINDALVSITGYSRSALLGEHVSTVIETPDAKRLEEAIHTRLEHDADPDTTFNLVLETAAGDSVPCELRMSLLVDDGELEGSVGVVRAVEAHDRTNEQLPSTWKTYDSIASVIDEADVGVFVLDDEFDVVWVDETIEEYFGLARAEVIGQDKATLIQETIRDRLADPESFAETVLATYEDNTYVEQFECRVTDDAAQNERWLEHRSKPIESGPYAGGRIELYYDITDRKAAQRARQASEQRFQSLVDAVDEYAIFMLDPDGYVVSWNEGAERIKGYRSAEIIGEHFSTFYTAEDRADGVPEYNLRQARETGTVEDEGWRVRSDGSRFWANVTISVIYDAGELQGYAKITRDMTERREQEQRLRREYELSEQILETSPVGIAVVNRDGSTSRANERMADLLDLSTDDESIYTTAQRDMYDANGEFIPIEERPVSRVFETGDPVTDREVRLDRSDRQQWLSINARPITDEQGNPVQVVETATDITDLKELAQRRKRELEEREKELAAVRLATSLLETGEQPAAASLQEFVTDLPQFFRYPDRTAARVSVGDDEVATDDYDSLEPRLSASSRTVNGTPITITIVLYDEADLPATDTAAFVAEEQELLDTLATLLTFHFDRRAYIDELQASNERLEQFAYAASHDLQEPLRMITSYLQLIERRYADVLDDDGEEFLAYAVDGAERMREMIDGLLEYSRIETRGDPFEQVDLNAVVSDVLSDLQFSIEDHGAEITTESLPTVMGDVSQLRQVFQNLLENALEYSGDEPPRVHITAERTGDEWTISVHDDGIGIEPDDSDRVFEVFQRLHTREEHAGTGIGLALCRRIVERHDGEIWIDSESGEGTTVSFTLSAADS, encoded by the coding sequence ATGCGTGACGTGGCCGGCATCTCGAATGAGCTCTTTCGAACCGAGGAGGGCGAGACTGACTCGCTTCGACGGTGTCTCACGCTCGTCAACGCCATCGATGACGGGATCTACCAACTCGACACCGACGGCCGGTTCGTCGCCATCAACGACGCCCTCGTATCGATAACGGGCTATTCGCGATCGGCCCTCCTCGGCGAGCACGTGTCGACCGTCATCGAAACGCCGGACGCAAAACGGCTCGAGGAAGCGATCCACACGCGCCTCGAGCACGACGCTGATCCCGACACGACGTTCAACCTCGTACTCGAGACCGCGGCTGGCGACAGCGTTCCCTGTGAACTCCGAATGAGCCTGCTCGTAGATGATGGCGAACTCGAGGGGTCGGTCGGTGTCGTTCGAGCCGTTGAAGCTCACGATCGAACGAACGAGCAACTGCCGTCGACCTGGAAGACGTACGATTCGATCGCGTCAGTTATCGACGAAGCCGATGTTGGTGTGTTCGTCCTCGACGACGAGTTCGATGTCGTGTGGGTCGATGAAACGATCGAGGAGTATTTTGGTCTCGCGCGAGCCGAAGTTATCGGTCAGGACAAGGCGACGCTGATTCAGGAGACGATCCGTGATCGACTCGCAGATCCTGAGTCGTTCGCGGAGACAGTGTTGGCCACCTACGAGGATAACACCTACGTCGAACAGTTCGAGTGTCGGGTGACGGACGATGCAGCTCAGAACGAGCGCTGGCTCGAACACCGCAGTAAACCGATCGAGTCGGGTCCATACGCCGGTGGCCGCATCGAACTGTACTACGACATCACCGACCGGAAAGCAGCACAGCGAGCCAGGCAGGCGAGCGAACAGCGATTTCAGTCGCTCGTCGACGCGGTCGACGAGTACGCGATCTTCATGCTCGATCCCGACGGATACGTCGTTAGCTGGAACGAAGGTGCCGAGCGGATCAAAGGCTACCGTTCGGCGGAGATCATCGGCGAGCATTTTTCGACGTTTTACACCGCCGAGGATCGAGCGGACGGCGTCCCTGAATATAATCTTAGGCAAGCACGGGAGACAGGGACGGTCGAAGACGAGGGCTGGCGCGTCCGATCGGACGGCTCGCGGTTCTGGGCGAACGTGACGATTTCGGTCATCTACGACGCGGGCGAGTTGCAGGGCTACGCGAAGATCACTCGTGACATGACCGAACGCCGAGAACAGGAACAACGGCTGCGCCGCGAGTACGAACTCAGCGAGCAGATCCTCGAGACGAGCCCCGTTGGCATCGCAGTCGTAAACCGAGACGGATCGACGAGCCGGGCGAACGAACGGATGGCAGACCTGCTCGATCTCTCGACCGACGACGAGTCCATCTATACCACCGCCCAACGAGACATGTACGACGCGAACGGCGAGTTCATCCCGATAGAGGAACGACCCGTGTCCCGCGTTTTCGAAACGGGTGACCCCGTAACCGACCGAGAGGTCCGTCTGGATCGATCGGACAGACAGCAGTGGCTCTCGATAAACGCCAGACCGATTACTGACGAGCAGGGCAACCCCGTGCAAGTCGTCGAGACGGCGACCGATATCACCGATCTCAAAGAGCTGGCCCAACGGCGCAAACGCGAACTCGAGGAACGGGAGAAAGAACTCGCCGCCGTCCGACTCGCCACCAGCCTGCTCGAGACCGGCGAGCAACCGGCTGCTGCCTCGCTCCAGGAGTTCGTGACCGACCTTCCGCAGTTCTTTCGGTATCCGGACCGAACCGCCGCGCGCGTCTCGGTCGGCGACGACGAGGTGGCCACGGACGACTACGACTCGCTCGAGCCGCGGCTCTCCGCGTCCAGTCGCACGGTCAACGGCACACCGATTACGATAACTATCGTTCTCTACGACGAAGCCGATCTCCCGGCGACCGACACGGCGGCGTTTGTTGCTGAAGAACAGGAACTGCTCGACACGCTCGCAACGCTTCTCACGTTCCACTTCGATCGCCGAGCGTACATCGACGAGTTACAGGCATCGAACGAGCGACTCGAGCAGTTCGCCTACGCTGCCTCACACGACCTGCAAGAACCACTCCGGATGATAACCAGTTACCTGCAACTCATCGAGCGCCGCTACGCCGACGTTCTCGATGACGACGGCGAAGAATTCCTGGCATACGCCGTCGACGGGGCCGAGCGCATGCGCGAGATGATCGATGGCCTGCTCGAGTACTCGCGTATCGAAACTCGCGGTGATCCGTTCGAACAGGTCGATCTCAACGCGGTCGTGTCGGACGTGCTCTCGGATCTCCAGTTCTCGATCGAGGACCACGGCGCCGAGATCACCACCGAGTCGTTGCCGACCGTGATGGGTGACGTCAGCCAGCTCCGGCAGGTGTTTCAAAACCTGCTCGAGAACGCCCTCGAGTACAGCGGTGACGAGCCACCGCGGGTCCATATCACCGCCGAGCGCACGGGTGACGAGTGGACGATCTCGGTCCACGATGACGGGATCGGCATCGAGCCCGACGACAGCGACCGCGTCTTCGAGGTGTTCCAGCGATTACACACGCGCGAGGAACACGCCGGCACCGGGATCGGACTCGCGCTCTGTCGGCGGATCGTCGAGCGCCACGACGGCGAAATCTGGATCGATTCCGAGTCCGGTGAGGGGACGACGGTGTCGTTTACGCTGTCAGCCGCGGATTCGTGA
- a CDS encoding helix-turn-helix domain-containing protein, with amino-acid sequence MFTATVHFTQHRECILRRLTADVSEPIPVEIEEIQNGFVTFILRAGPHTDTFQSELEAADHVEHVKRLDDGNLLVTKPSCGAYSAIYQNHGTLRRSNTVSGRQREYNILVFQREDLKHIIDDLEGFGTVTLGKLEEFRASTDSALTERQREVVAEALARGYYDWPRGITNEELATELEISRATLHEHLRKAERAVLSSAMADSHRRTGRRQFERIGIDHE; translated from the coding sequence ATGTTCACCGCGACGGTTCACTTCACCCAGCACCGGGAATGTATCCTTCGGCGACTCACAGCGGACGTCTCCGAGCCGATTCCGGTCGAGATCGAGGAGATTCAAAACGGGTTCGTGACCTTCATCCTCCGGGCAGGCCCGCATACGGATACGTTCCAGTCAGAACTCGAGGCCGCCGATCACGTCGAGCACGTCAAGCGCCTCGACGACGGGAACCTGCTCGTCACCAAACCCTCGTGTGGCGCGTATTCGGCGATCTACCAGAATCACGGTACGCTCCGGCGGTCGAATACGGTTTCGGGCCGCCAGCGAGAGTACAACATTCTCGTGTTCCAGCGCGAGGATCTCAAACACATCATCGACGATCTCGAGGGCTTTGGAACGGTCACGCTCGGCAAACTCGAGGAGTTTCGGGCGAGCACCGACTCGGCGCTGACCGAGCGCCAGCGCGAAGTGGTCGCCGAGGCGCTGGCGCGTGGATACTACGACTGGCCGAGAGGAATTACGAACGAGGAGTTGGCGACGGAACTCGAGATCAGTCGCGCGACGCTTCACGAACACCTCCGAAAGGCCGAGCGGGCAGTGTTGTCGTCAGCGATGGCCGACAGCCACAGACGGACGGGCCGACGGCAGTTCGAACGGATCGGGATCGACCACGAGTAA
- a CDS encoding methyl-accepting chemotaxis protein, whose product MVAVSILVLGLIAAGALVMFGSILYTRRLFLQLNEASYRRRWRGLLALMVLFLLGYVAALWIAVSGHELLFQLLTGFVFLFGAVFVLLVVNVGLLTVNDLQNKNESLQTKMDEVEQARQEAVTLREETTQLNEHLERKADEYATVMQACAAGDLTQRMDPDSENEAMAEIAREFNDMLAKLESTTEDLTSFAQNVATASESVTASSEEVHSASEQVSTSIQEIADGADRQHEYLRSVTQELDSLSTTTEEIAVSSSEVADIAERTVDTGQDGQESARAAIAAMNEIETEASAAVTEIHRLEAEVQQIDELLNTIAEIARQTNMLALNANIEVSRSTDAGSGGDGFSAVATEVKALSEDVAEAAEEAEARLEAIRDRTEESAAEVERTNAGIQDASEQVQEAVDALVQITDLAQETNVGVQEISAASEAQAASTQEVVAMVDDVASISKETTAGAESVAAAAEEQTTALTEVSTSAERLSNQASRLSRALRYFETDAATTRTSPTND is encoded by the coding sequence ATGGTCGCAGTATCGATACTTGTACTGGGACTTATCGCTGCCGGGGCGCTCGTCATGTTCGGCTCGATTCTGTACACGCGGCGGCTGTTCTTACAATTGAACGAGGCCAGCTACCGACGACGGTGGCGGGGGTTGCTTGCACTGATGGTGTTGTTCTTACTCGGCTACGTCGCCGCTCTCTGGATCGCCGTTAGCGGGCACGAACTCCTCTTTCAGCTGCTGACAGGGTTTGTCTTCCTGTTCGGCGCAGTGTTCGTCTTACTCGTGGTCAACGTGGGGCTACTGACGGTCAACGACCTCCAAAATAAAAACGAGTCACTCCAGACGAAAATGGACGAAGTCGAGCAGGCGCGACAGGAAGCAGTCACGCTCCGCGAAGAGACGACCCAACTCAACGAGCATCTCGAGCGGAAAGCCGACGAGTACGCGACTGTCATGCAGGCGTGTGCAGCGGGTGACCTGACCCAGCGCATGGACCCTGACAGCGAAAACGAGGCGATGGCCGAGATCGCACGCGAGTTCAACGACATGCTCGCCAAGCTCGAGTCGACCACCGAGGATCTCACATCGTTCGCACAGAACGTGGCCACCGCATCCGAATCGGTGACGGCCAGTTCCGAGGAAGTGCACTCGGCTTCCGAGCAGGTCTCCACGTCGATTCAGGAAATCGCCGACGGTGCCGACCGACAACACGAATACCTCCGCTCGGTCACCCAGGAACTCGACTCGCTGTCGACGACGACCGAAGAGATCGCCGTGTCCTCGTCTGAGGTCGCCGACATCGCCGAACGAACCGTCGACACCGGACAGGATGGACAGGAGTCCGCACGAGCTGCCATCGCTGCGATGAACGAGATCGAAACCGAAGCCAGCGCTGCCGTCACCGAGATACACCGGCTCGAGGCGGAGGTTCAGCAGATCGACGAACTACTCAATACGATCGCCGAAATCGCCCGCCAGACCAACATGCTGGCGCTGAACGCCAACATCGAGGTTTCCCGGTCGACCGACGCCGGCAGCGGCGGCGACGGGTTCTCCGCCGTTGCAACGGAAGTCAAAGCCCTCTCCGAAGACGTCGCGGAGGCAGCCGAGGAGGCCGAAGCCCGCCTCGAGGCGATCCGTGACCGGACCGAGGAATCCGCCGCCGAAGTCGAGCGCACGAACGCCGGCATTCAAGACGCCAGCGAGCAGGTGCAGGAGGCCGTCGACGCGCTCGTACAGATCACCGACCTCGCACAGGAGACCAACGTCGGCGTCCAGGAAATCTCGGCGGCCAGCGAAGCGCAGGCGGCCTCGACTCAGGAAGTCGTCGCGATGGTCGACGACGTCGCGTCGATCTCCAAGGAGACGACCGCAGGTGCCGAAAGCGTCGCCGCTGCGGCCGAAGAACAGACCACAGCACTGACCGAAGTGTCGACGAGTGCTGAACGTCTCAGCAACCAAGCGTCACGGCTCTCGCGGGCACTCCGCTACTTCGAAACTGACGCAGCCACCACCCGCACCTCGCCGACCAACGACTGA
- a CDS encoding isochorismatase family protein, with amino-acid sequence MDWPHDINIDAEYDEADFGTSVGLGEQPALLVVDLINAFTDPETSLGSDVTGVLEQTERLLDAFREHDLPRYFTTVAYEESYGDAGRFVEKVPALRELRLGTEAVEIDDRVEPEDGERVILKKYASAFFGTDLQTELTTHRVDTLVLAGVTTSGCIRATTVDSLQHGYRTIVPADAVGDRAEGPHRANLFDIDAKYGDVVTTDSVLDHLSAND; translated from the coding sequence ATGGACTGGCCACACGACATCAACATTGACGCCGAATACGACGAGGCCGATTTCGGGACGAGCGTCGGCCTCGGCGAGCAGCCCGCGCTGCTGGTCGTCGACCTGATAAACGCCTTCACCGATCCCGAAACCAGTCTCGGGTCGGACGTGACCGGCGTGCTCGAGCAGACCGAGCGGCTGCTCGACGCGTTTCGCGAACACGACCTGCCACGATATTTCACGACCGTCGCTTACGAGGAATCGTACGGCGACGCCGGTCGGTTCGTCGAGAAGGTCCCCGCGTTGCGAGAATTGCGTCTCGGGACCGAGGCAGTCGAAATCGACGACCGGGTCGAACCCGAAGACGGCGAGCGGGTCATCCTGAAAAAGTACGCGAGCGCCTTCTTCGGGACCGACCTGCAGACAGAGCTGACGACACACCGCGTCGATACGCTCGTACTCGCTGGCGTCACGACGAGCGGCTGTATCCGCGCGACGACCGTCGATAGCCTCCAGCACGGCTATCGAACTATCGTCCCCGCCGACGCGGTCGGTGACCGCGCGGAGGGGCCACACCGAGCGAACCTCTTCGACATCGACGCGAAGTACGGCGATGTCGTCACGACCGACAGCGTCCTCGATCACCTCTCTGCCAATGACTAA
- a CDS encoding hydantoinase/oxoprolinase family protein, whose product MTHNLGVDVGGTFTDVIVFDESTHELTIDKVLSTPANPSEGVIYGVEEATAKAGTVVSDLDLLFHGTTVVTNMLLEETGARVGLITTAGHEDILHLARAWTPGPLYGWMDMEKPDPLADLVDTRGVDGTISSPAGEEIEPLDEAAVRDAVRDLEAAGVESLTVALLNSYLNPAHEERVREIVAEEAPDLPVSISADIVPEYGEYERTLTTVINDYARPTVIEYLEDLDESLAAAGSSATMNVVRSDGGLMSSTAAKERPVELALSGPSGGVVGAATIASKKGVPDVLTLDMGGTSTDVSLVEGGTPETTRQTKVGYREFKSRSVDVNTVGAGGGSIARVQLNGSLQVGPESAGADPGPACYGQGGESPTVTDANVVLGRIPPTVQLGGRMELDREAARDAVATIADERDSTVEEAAQAILDIVNENMHGALRVVSVERGYDPREFGLVAFGGAGPMHANALADVMDAYPLVIPPGPGVMSAFGFLTSDIQNEFSETYLETETDVDGADVAEELRALEDEASEWLISEGVDEADHAFEYFAECRYFRQDIQMSIPIDIENLRETGLAEIKDDFEARHDRQFGFSLDAPLEIANLRVIGKGTLQGVTIEEQELADADPSDAEVDVSDVYFEGEYYETPIYDRAGLRPGNELAGPAIVTDDDSTVVVQPDHSATIDRYANIEINRGETQ is encoded by the coding sequence ATGACACATAATCTCGGCGTCGACGTCGGTGGGACGTTCACGGACGTCATCGTCTTTGACGAATCGACGCACGAACTCACGATAGACAAGGTGCTCTCGACGCCTGCGAACCCATCAGAAGGAGTGATCTACGGTGTCGAGGAGGCAACCGCAAAGGCGGGAACCGTCGTATCCGACCTCGATCTGCTGTTTCACGGCACGACGGTCGTGACGAACATGCTCTTAGAGGAGACGGGAGCTCGCGTCGGGCTCATCACGACTGCAGGTCACGAGGACATCCTCCATCTGGCACGGGCGTGGACGCCCGGCCCGCTCTACGGGTGGATGGACATGGAAAAGCCAGACCCGCTGGCCGATCTAGTCGACACACGTGGCGTCGACGGGACGATCAGCTCGCCGGCGGGCGAGGAGATCGAGCCGCTCGACGAGGCGGCGGTCAGAGACGCCGTCCGCGACCTCGAGGCTGCCGGCGTCGAGTCACTGACTGTTGCGTTATTGAACTCGTATCTCAACCCTGCCCACGAGGAGCGCGTCCGCGAAATCGTCGCCGAAGAGGCGCCAGACCTTCCGGTGTCGATATCCGCCGACATCGTTCCGGAGTACGGCGAGTACGAACGGACGCTGACGACGGTCATCAACGACTACGCGCGACCGACAGTGATCGAATATCTCGAAGATTTAGACGAGTCACTGGCGGCAGCCGGTTCGTCGGCGACGATGAACGTCGTTCGGTCCGATGGCGGACTCATGAGTTCGACGGCTGCGAAGGAGCGACCGGTCGAACTCGCGCTCTCCGGGCCGAGCGGTGGCGTCGTCGGTGCGGCGACCATCGCCTCGAAGAAGGGTGTCCCGGACGTATTGACACTCGACATGGGCGGGACCTCGACCGACGTCTCGCTCGTCGAGGGTGGGACGCCCGAGACGACTCGCCAGACGAAGGTCGGCTACCGGGAGTTCAAATCCCGCTCGGTCGACGTGAACACGGTCGGGGCCGGGGGCGGTTCGATCGCGCGCGTGCAGTTGAACGGCTCGTTGCAGGTTGGCCCCGAAAGTGCCGGCGCAGACCCTGGGCCAGCATGTTACGGACAGGGTGGCGAATCACCGACGGTCACGGACGCCAACGTCGTGCTCGGGCGGATCCCGCCGACAGTCCAACTCGGCGGTCGGATGGAACTCGATCGGGAGGCCGCCCGCGACGCCGTGGCGACGATCGCCGACGAGCGCGACAGCACGGTCGAGGAAGCCGCACAGGCCATCCTCGATATCGTCAACGAGAACATGCACGGCGCGCTTCGCGTCGTCTCCGTCGAGCGCGGCTACGATCCACGGGAGTTCGGCCTCGTCGCCTTCGGCGGGGCCGGCCCGATGCACGCGAACGCGCTCGCTGATGTGATGGACGCCTATCCGCTTGTCATCCCACCGGGGCCGGGTGTGATGTCGGCCTTCGGCTTTCTTACCTCGGACATCCAAAACGAGTTCTCGGAGACCTACCTCGAGACCGAAACCGATGTCGACGGCGCAGACGTCGCCGAGGAACTGCGCGCGCTCGAGGACGAAGCGAGCGAGTGGCTCATCTCCGAGGGCGTCGACGAGGCCGATCACGCGTTCGAGTACTTCGCCGAGTGTCGCTACTTCCGCCAGGACATCCAGATGTCGATCCCGATCGACATCGAAAACCTCCGCGAAACCGGACTCGCGGAGATCAAAGACGACTTCGAGGCGCGCCACGACCGTCAGTTCGGCTTCTCGCTCGATGCGCCGCTCGAGATCGCGAACCTCCGCGTCATCGGCAAAGGGACGCTTCAGGGTGTAACCATCGAAGAACAGGAGCTGGCCGATGCCGATCCGAGTGACGCCGAAGTCGACGTCAGCGACGTCTATTTCGAGGGCGAGTACTACGAGACGCCGATCTACGACCGAGCCGGGCTACGGCCGGGCAACGAACTCGCCGGGCCGGCTATCGTCACCGACGACGACTCGACGGTCGTCGTCCAGCCGGATCACAGCGCGACGATCGACCGCTACGCGAACATCGAAATCAACAGAGGTGAGACGCAATGA
- a CDS encoding rhodanese-like domain-containing protein, whose product MSRIRPAELEARLESGDEPFVLDIRPRSDYQTNTIEGSHNVPVYQELRQGDESALRDRLGEIPHERDVVVVCKMGMVAKRATSLLVDEGYDAATLLGGMSGWTGYQNGSLGYKLRSLLWKLR is encoded by the coding sequence ATGAGTCGCATCCGTCCAGCCGAACTGGAAGCCCGCCTCGAGTCTGGAGACGAGCCGTTCGTCCTCGACATTCGCCCGCGGTCGGACTATCAGACGAACACAATCGAGGGCAGCCATAACGTGCCGGTCTATCAGGAGTTGCGCCAAGGCGACGAGTCCGCGCTTCGCGACCGACTCGGAGAAATCCCGCACGAGCGAGACGTCGTCGTTGTGTGTAAGATGGGTATGGTTGCCAAACGAGCAACGAGTCTACTCGTCGACGAGGGGTACGATGCAGCGACGCTGTTGGGTGGAATGAGCGGGTGGACTGGCTATCAGAACGGTTCACTCGGGTATAAGCTGCGCTCGTTGCTCTGGAAACTCCGGTAG
- a CDS encoding oxaloacetate decarboxylase has translation MTDSGATLRTCLERDELLVCPGVHDPLTARVADSIGFDAIYMTGYGTSLSKTGYPDAGFITMPEMIENAGNIQERIDVPLIADSDNGYGNATNVIRTVREYIKAGVGAIHIEDQTFPKRCGHTKGRQVIPREEAVGKIEAAADVRDDRAEDFVLIARTDARGTGDGSLDEAIGRANDFLAAGADVAFVEGPTDESELERIGREVDGPIVYNFVGELGSSPYVDLSSLEEWGFDIVLFPITSTLSTIANVHADLSAFADDPVAAMRDIDDTFNAQPVGSLHEFSGFPEVVEWERQYLPDEEQDKYEGSLGDDPNSE, from the coding sequence ATGACCGACTCCGGTGCCACCCTCCGAACGTGCCTCGAGCGCGACGAACTCCTGGTCTGCCCCGGTGTTCACGACCCACTTACCGCCAGAGTCGCCGATTCTATCGGCTTCGACGCGATCTACATGACCGGCTACGGGACGTCGCTGTCGAAGACCGGCTACCCTGACGCCGGCTTCATCACGATGCCCGAGATGATCGAAAACGCCGGCAACATTCAGGAGCGAATCGACGTGCCGCTGATCGCCGATTCTGACAACGGCTACGGCAACGCGACCAACGTCATCCGGACCGTTCGCGAGTACATCAAAGCCGGCGTCGGCGCGATCCACATCGAAGACCAGACGTTCCCGAAACGCTGTGGCCACACGAAAGGACGACAGGTCATCCCGCGCGAGGAGGCAGTCGGCAAGATCGAAGCCGCAGCCGACGTTCGGGACGACCGTGCCGAAGACTTCGTTCTTATCGCCCGCACCGACGCCCGCGGCACGGGTGACGGCTCGCTCGACGAGGCGATCGGCCGCGCCAACGACTTCCTCGCGGCCGGCGCTGACGTCGCGTTCGTCGAGGGCCCAACCGACGAGTCGGAACTCGAGCGTATCGGCCGGGAGGTCGACGGGCCGATCGTCTACAACTTCGTCGGCGAACTCGGCTCCTCGCCGTACGTCGACCTCTCGTCGCTCGAGGAGTGGGGATTCGACATCGTATTGTTCCCTATTACGTCGACACTGTCGACGATCGCGAACGTCCACGCGGATCTCAGTGCCTTCGCGGACGACCCCGTGGCGGCGATGCGAGACATCGACGATACGTTCAACGCCCAGCCCGTCGGGAGCCTCCACGAGTTCTCGGGCTTTCCCGAGGTCGTCGAGTGGGAACGGCAGTACCTCCCCGACGAAGAGCAAGACAAGTACGAGGGGTCGCTCGGGGACGACCCCAACTCCGAATAA
- a CDS encoding hydantoinase B/oxoprolinase family protein translates to MSDTTPEFVGDHDIDQTTLDIIESTLSNTRHEMDRVVETTAISPVIREQSDQFPLIADAEGRMVMGQFGSAIDTILENSPFDREDLADGDVIATNDPYMCAGAVSHTPDMLLLRPIFYEDDLVGFSSQWGNLMDVGGKTPGSMPVQARTIFEEGMRLPPVKLYKEGEFDSELLETFAHNTRLPEHAEADIKALAAGTKAAETRVHELCDRFGKETYVEACDAILDRTRDGMIDLIHEFIPEGERYTFEDYVDDDGMGNGPIKLHLEIYREGETVYLDWTGTDEQVPGTVNFLLNEQMFKMFTGVFLIMAFDPLLTFNDGYYDLFEVTLPEGTVVQPEFPAALGNRLPMMARQFDVLQATFSKLIDGFSVAGSYGTSPNLVYAGTDSEGNDFQMLEILYGGIPARPGGDGLDGHSWWPLFRTVPAEYQEAYYPLTIDEYSTRADTGGAGEFRGGHGITKVYTFEEPGAITFQDDRAHTYPWGVDGGSHARTSEKKLIRTDGTEEELPSKVENVAVEAGDKLVFSTAGGGGLGDPLERDPDAVAAEVERGLVSESAARTEYGVVLADDGTVDEAATAERRDELRETRDDLEPFDYGPLPDDETLEERIAAERREFADRHD, encoded by the coding sequence ATGAGTGACACGACCCCGGAGTTCGTCGGCGACCACGACATCGACCAGACCACGCTCGACATCATCGAGAGCACGCTTTCGAACACCCGCCACGAGATGGACCGGGTCGTCGAAACGACGGCGATCAGTCCCGTCATCCGCGAGCAGTCCGACCAGTTCCCGCTCATCGCCGACGCCGAGGGACGGATGGTCATGGGACAGTTCGGCTCGGCGATCGACACAATCCTCGAGAACTCGCCGTTCGACCGCGAAGACTTGGCGGACGGCGACGTGATCGCGACCAACGACCCCTACATGTGTGCCGGGGCCGTCTCGCACACCCCGGACATGCTCCTGTTGCGTCCGATCTTCTACGAGGACGACCTCGTGGGCTTCTCGAGCCAGTGGGGGAACCTGATGGACGTTGGCGGGAAGACGCCCGGCAGTATGCCCGTCCAGGCCCGCACGATCTTCGAGGAGGGAATGCGTCTGCCGCCGGTCAAACTCTACAAGGAAGGCGAGTTCGACAGCGAACTGCTCGAGACGTTCGCCCACAACACGCGCCTACCGGAACACGCCGAGGCCGACATCAAGGCGCTGGCGGCGGGGACGAAAGCCGCCGAAACGCGGGTTCACGAACTCTGCGATCGCTTCGGCAAGGAGACGTACGTCGAGGCCTGCGACGCCATCCTCGATCGCACCCGCGATGGGATGATCGATCTGATCCACGAGTTCATCCCGGAGGGCGAACGCTACACGTTCGAAGACTACGTCGACGACGACGGCATGGGCAACGGCCCCATCAAACTCCACCTCGAGATCTACCGGGAGGGAGAGACGGTCTACCTCGACTGGACCGGCACGGACGAGCAGGTGCCGGGGACCGTAAACTTCCTGTTGAACGAGCAGATGTTCAAAATGTTCACCGGGGTCTTCCTCATCATGGCGTTCGACCCGCTGCTGACGTTCAACGACGGCTACTACGATCTCTTCGAGGTGACCCTGCCCGAAGGCACCGTGGTCCAGCCGGAGTTCCCGGCGGCGCTCGGCAATCGCCTGCCGATGATGGCCCGCCAGTTCGACGTCCTGCAGGCGACATTCTCGAAGCTCATCGACGGCTTCTCGGTCGCGGGCAGCTACGGCACGTCGCCGAACCTCGTCTACGCCGGCACGGACTCGGAGGGCAACGACTTCCAGATGCTCGAGATCCTCTACGGCGGCATCCCGGCCCGACCCGGCGGCGACGGCCTCGACGGCCACTCCTGGTGGCCGCTGTTTCGCACCGTGCCCGCGGAGTACCAGGAGGCCTACTACCCATTGACCATCGACGAGTACAGCACCCGCGCCGACACCGGCGGCGCCGGCGAGTTCCGCGGCGGTCACGGCATCACGAAAGTCTACACTTTCGAGGAACCGGGTGCGATCACGTTCCAGGACGACCGCGCGCACACGTACCCGTGGGGCGTCGACGGCGGCTCCCACGCCCGGACGAGCGAGAAGAAACTGATCCGCACCGATGGCACCGAGGAGGAACTCCCCTCGAAGGTCGAAAACGTCGCCGTGGAGGCCGGCGACAAACTCGTCTTTTCCACTGCTGGTGGCGGCGGCCTCGGCGACCCACTCGAGCGCGATCCCGACGCCGTCGCCGCGGAAGTCGAGCGCGGACTCGTCTCCGAGTCGGCCGCGCGCACGGAGTACGGCGTCGTCCTCGCCGACGACGGCACCGTCGACGAGGCGGCGACCGCCGAGCGACGCGACGAGCTTCGGGAAACGCGCGACGACCTCGAGCCGTTCGATTACGGGCCGCTACCGGACGACGAGACGCTGGAAGAACGTATCGCCGCCGAGCGCCGGGAGTTCGCGGACCGACACGACTGA